In one Deinococcus psychrotolerans genomic region, the following are encoded:
- a CDS encoding MBL fold metallo-hydrolase, whose amino-acid sequence MYFKRIYDSDLAQASYIVGCQKNGTAIVIDPARNAQQYVTLAQQEGLIITHVTETHIHADYLSGARELAEQTGAALLLSAEGSPDWSYTFDHEALHDGDSIALGNITLKVLHTPGHTPEHLSFLITDGARGDQPSILLTGDFVFVGDLGRPDLLDEAAGGVDTRFEGAKQMFASLRGKFLTLPDFVQVWPGHGSGSACGKALGAVESTTVGYERALSWWSPLVQSGDESAFVDELLSGQPDAPAYFGRMKMQNKAGPALLGTPEPLGPLSPAQVQQAIAGGARVLDTRSREDFQQGALPGSIHLPAGKTFETWAGWLLDPKQDYVLVAGDAERAEALHQRLWMVGVDHVAGFIASFGSLKLESQAAVPVDQIPSLQSAYILDVRAKSEYAAGHLPEAHQLHAGRLMAHLDELPRDKQMVVHCQSGARSAAAVSLLRAEGFDNVTELAGGYEAWARQSEPVG is encoded by the coding sequence ATGTACTTCAAACGCATCTATGACAGCGATCTGGCCCAAGCCTCATATATTGTCGGCTGCCAGAAAAACGGCACAGCCATCGTCATTGACCCGGCCCGCAATGCCCAGCAGTACGTCACTCTGGCCCAGCAAGAAGGGCTGATCATCACCCACGTCACCGAAACCCACATTCACGCTGATTACCTCAGCGGCGCACGCGAACTGGCTGAGCAGACCGGAGCCGCCCTGCTGCTCTCCGCCGAGGGTAGCCCCGACTGGAGCTACACCTTTGACCACGAAGCCCTACATGACGGCGACAGTATCGCACTGGGCAATATCACCCTGAAGGTGCTGCACACCCCCGGCCACACACCCGAACACCTTTCCTTCCTGATCACAGATGGAGCGCGGGGGGATCAGCCGAGCATTCTGCTGACCGGCGACTTCGTATTTGTGGGTGATCTGGGCCGCCCCGATCTGCTGGACGAGGCGGCAGGCGGAGTGGATACCCGCTTTGAGGGCGCGAAGCAGATGTTCGCCTCGCTGCGCGGCAAATTCCTGACCCTGCCAGATTTCGTGCAGGTCTGGCCCGGACACGGCTCGGGCAGCGCGTGTGGCAAGGCGCTGGGCGCAGTGGAAAGCACCACCGTCGGCTACGAACGCGCCCTGAGCTGGTGGTCGCCGCTGGTTCAGAGCGGTGATGAGTCGGCCTTTGTGGACGAACTGCTGTCTGGTCAGCCGGACGCGCCCGCCTACTTCGGCAGAATGAAGATGCAGAACAAGGCCGGCCCAGCGCTGCTTGGAACTCCCGAGCCGCTGGGGCCGTTGTCGCCCGCTCAGGTTCAGCAGGCCATTGCAGGCGGGGCCAGAGTGCTGGATACCCGCTCGCGGGAGGACTTCCAGCAGGGTGCGCTTCCCGGTTCCATTCACCTCCCGGCGGGCAAGACCTTCGAAACCTGGGCGGGCTGGCTGCTTGATCCCAAGCAGGACTATGTCCTCGTTGCTGGCGACGCTGAGCGGGCAGAGGCCCTGCATCAACGCCTGTGGATGGTTGGCGTAGACCATGTTGCCGGTTTTATCGCCTCGTTTGGCAGCCTAAAACTGGAGTCGCAGGCAGCGGTTCCCGTTGACCAGATTCCCAGTCTCCAGAGCGCCTACATCCTGGATGTGCGGGCCAAAAGCGAATATGCCGCCGGACACCTGCCGGAGGCCCACCAACTACATGCAGGCCGCCTGATGGCCCATCTGGACGAATTGCCCCGCGACAAGCAGATGGTCGTGCATTGCCAGAGTGGGGCCAGAAGCGCCGCCGCCGTCAGCTTGCTGCGGGCCGAGGGCTTTGACAACGTGACCGAACTGGCAGGCGGCTACGAAGCTTGGGCGCGTCAGTCTGAACCGGTGGGCTGA
- a CDS encoding YeeE/YedE family protein yields MTFFFSAWPWYISGPLIGLMVPLLLLLGNKTFGISANLRHACAILLPKNVKPSFFRYDWRGEKWNLMFAGGLILGGLLAGLIFANPEPTRLSAGAIGSLQDLGVRLSPGLVPPELLDLRRPVVWLILSLSGLLVGFGTRYGGGCTSGHAITGLSTLQFPSLVATVSFFAGGILSANILLPLLLK; encoded by the coding sequence ATGACCTTTTTTTTCTCCGCCTGGCCCTGGTATATCAGCGGGCCACTGATCGGGCTGATGGTGCCGCTGCTGCTGCTGCTCGGCAACAAGACCTTCGGGATTAGCGCCAATTTGAGACATGCCTGCGCAATCCTGCTGCCCAAGAACGTCAAACCCAGCTTCTTCCGCTATGACTGGCGCGGGGAGAAATGGAATCTGATGTTCGCGGGCGGTCTGATTCTGGGCGGGCTGTTGGCTGGGCTGATCTTCGCCAACCCAGAACCGACGCGCCTCAGCGCCGGGGCCATCGGCTCGCTGCAAGACCTTGGGGTTAGACTCAGCCCCGGATTGGTGCCGCCCGAACTGCTCGATCTGCGCCGCCCAGTCGTCTGGCTGATTCTCTCGCTGTCTGGCCTGTTGGTGGGCTTTGGCACGCGCTACGGTGGCGGCTGCACCAGCGGTCACGCCATCACCGGCCTGTCTACCCTGCAATTTCCCAGTCTGGTTGCCACCGTCAGCTTTTTCGCGGGCGGCATCCTGAGTGCCAACATTCTCCTGCCGCTGCTGCTCAAGTAG
- the uvrA gene encoding excinuclease ABC subunit UvrA gives MENPPQFSGFVEVRGAREHNLKDLSLRVPRDALVVFTGVSGSGKSSLAFGTLYAEAQRRYLESVSPYARRLFHQVGAPDVDAIEGLPPAVALQQQRGAPTARSSVGSVTTLSNLVRMLYSRAGTYPPGQGIVYAEGFSPNTPEGACPNCHGQGRVYEVTEGSMVPDASLTIRGRAVAAWPLAWGGQNQRDILVSLGINVDVPWRELPPETREWILFSDEQPVVPVYPGLSPEETRRAVKRQLEPSYMGTFSSARRHVMHTFASTESAAMRRRVQTYMIAAECPVCHGKRLRPEALAVTFAGHDITEFSRLPLKQVSALLRPYAAGQEDAQLAQDQPAQAIARQRLTEDLVARLAVLLDLGLGYLQLERSTPTLSPGELQRLRLATQLYSNLFGVVYVLDEPSAGLHPADTEALLTALSGLKAAGNSLFVVEHDLDVVRRADWLVDVGPGAGEQGGEILYSGPPEGLRNIQNSKTAEYLFRAASQEARQPRTPSGWLELNGVTRHNLNDLSVRFPLGVLTCVTGVSGSGKSTLVSQVLAETLAAHLGQGSVEQASGSQDEEDLGDSQLPTTSAHLGGDFTSLSRLVQVNQKPIGRTPRSNMATYTGLFDHVRKLFAATPLARQRGYGAGRFSFNVKGGRCEHCQGEGWVMVELLFLPSVYAPCPVCHGTRYNAETLEVQERGRTIAEVLGMTVDTAWDFFKDDPAVFRSLDTLREVGLGYLRLGQPATELSGGEAQRIKLATELQRAGRGQTLYILDEPTTGLHPADVERLARQLERLVEAGHTVITVEHDMQLVVGSDWVIDVGPGAGDEGGRVVAQGTPQEVAGTPGSRTAPYLALALGEVGFVDRLKG, from the coding sequence ATGGAGAATCCCCCTCAATTTTCCGGCTTCGTAGAAGTACGCGGAGCGCGGGAACACAACCTCAAAGACCTCTCGTTGCGGGTGCCGCGTGACGCGCTGGTGGTGTTCACTGGCGTGTCCGGCTCAGGCAAGTCCTCGCTGGCTTTCGGAACGCTGTACGCCGAGGCGCAGCGGCGCTACCTCGAATCGGTCTCCCCATATGCCCGCCGCCTGTTTCATCAAGTGGGCGCACCTGACGTGGACGCCATCGAGGGCCTGCCCCCCGCCGTAGCTTTACAGCAGCAGCGCGGCGCACCCACCGCCCGCTCCTCGGTGGGTAGCGTCACCACCCTGTCTAATCTGGTCAGGATGCTGTATTCGCGGGCCGGGACATACCCGCCGGGACAGGGCATCGTTTACGCCGAGGGCTTCTCGCCCAACACGCCCGAGGGAGCCTGCCCGAACTGTCACGGTCAAGGCCGGGTCTACGAGGTCACCGAAGGCTCGATGGTTCCCGATGCGTCGCTGACCATCCGTGGGCGTGCAGTGGCCGCTTGGCCGCTCGCCTGGGGCGGGCAGAACCAACGCGATATTCTGGTGTCGCTGGGCATCAACGTGGACGTGCCGTGGCGCGAACTGCCGCCCGAGACACGCGAGTGGATTTTGTTCAGTGATGAGCAGCCGGTGGTGCCGGTGTATCCGGGCCTGAGTCCTGAGGAAACCCGGCGGGCCGTAAAGCGCCAGCTCGAACCCAGCTATATGGGCACTTTCAGCAGCGCCCGGCGGCACGTGATGCACACCTTCGCCAGCACCGAAAGCGCAGCCATGAGACGCCGGGTGCAGACCTACATGATTGCCGCCGAGTGTCCAGTTTGCCACGGTAAACGGCTGCGCCCGGAAGCGCTGGCGGTCACGTTCGCGGGCCATGACATCACCGAATTCTCGCGCCTGCCACTCAAGCAAGTCTCTGCGCTGCTGCGCCCCTACGCTGCCGGTCAGGAGGACGCGCAGCTCGCCCAAGACCAGCCTGCGCAAGCCATCGCCCGGCAGCGCCTGACCGAAGACCTAGTCGCCCGGCTGGCCGTGTTGCTGGACTTGGGGTTGGGGTACTTGCAACTGGAGCGCTCGACGCCCACCCTCTCGCCCGGCGAGTTGCAGCGCCTGCGTCTGGCGACCCAACTGTATTCCAACTTGTTCGGCGTGGTGTACGTCCTCGACGAGCCGTCCGCCGGGCTGCACCCCGCCGATACCGAGGCGTTGCTCACGGCACTGAGCGGTTTGAAGGCGGCGGGCAACTCACTGTTCGTCGTCGAGCATGATCTGGATGTGGTACGCCGCGCCGACTGGCTGGTGGATGTCGGGCCGGGAGCAGGGGAGCAGGGCGGTGAGATCCTTTACAGCGGGCCGCCCGAAGGGTTGCGCAACATACAGAACTCCAAAACCGCCGAGTACCTCTTCAGGGCAGCTTCCCAAGAAGCGCGTCAGCCGCGCACGCCTTCTGGCTGGCTCGAACTGAACGGCGTGACACGTCACAACCTCAACGACCTCAGCGTCCGGTTTCCGTTAGGCGTGCTGACCTGCGTCACCGGCGTCTCGGGCTCGGGTAAGTCCACCTTGGTCAGTCAGGTGTTAGCCGAGACGCTGGCCGCCCACCTCGGCCAGGGAAGCGTGGAGCAGGCCAGTGGGTCACAAGACGAGGAAGACCTCGGGGACAGCCAGTTGCCCACCACCTCCGCGCATCTGGGAGGCGATTTCACTTCACTCTCAAGGCTGGTACAAGTCAACCAAAAGCCGATTGGCCGCACACCCAGAAGCAATATGGCGACTTATACCGGCTTGTTCGACCATGTCCGCAAGCTGTTCGCCGCCACCCCACTGGCCCGGCAGCGCGGATACGGCGCGGGGCGGTTTTCCTTCAACGTCAAGGGTGGGCGCTGTGAACACTGTCAGGGGGAGGGCTGGGTCATGGTCGAATTGCTGTTCCTGCCCAGCGTGTATGCGCCGTGTCCGGTTTGCCACGGGACGCGCTACAACGCCGAGACGCTGGAAGTGCAGGAGCGGGGCCGCACCATCGCCGAGGTGCTGGGCATGACGGTGGACACGGCTTGGGACTTCTTCAAGGATGACCCAGCGGTGTTCCGCAGCTTAGACACCCTGCGCGAGGTGGGGCTGGGCTACCTGCGGCTGGGGCAGCCCGCCACCGAACTCTCGGGCGGTGAAGCGCAGCGCATCAAGCTGGCCACCGAGTTGCAGCGTGCCGGACGGGGACAGACGCTGTACATCTTGGATGAACCCACCACCGGCCTGCACCCCGCCGATGTGGAGCGCCTGGCCCGCCAGCTTGAGCGGCTGGTTGAGGCTGGACACACCGTGATCACGGTAGAGCACGACATGCAACTGGTCGTCGGCAGCGACTGGGTGATTGACGTCGGCCCCGGCGCGGGCGATGAGGGTGGCAGAGTCGTGGCGCAGGGCACGCCCCAAGAAGTAGCGGGGACGCCGGGCAGCCGAACCGCGCCCTACTTGGCGCTGGCGCTCGGCGAAGTGGGGTTCGTAGATCGTTTGAAGGGATGA
- a CDS encoding rhodanese-like domain-containing protein, with protein MTVQDIFPAEISLGQRRGARLIDVREPAEYECGHLPGAVNIPLAKLRGNQEFGGSPVVLVCARDSRSAQAAALLLEAGHADVANLLGGTLGWMQEHRPVDFLPVEAAQSQA; from the coding sequence ATGACCGTGCAAGACATTTTTCCGGCGGAAATCAGCTTAGGGCAGCGGCGCGGCGCAAGGCTCATCGACGTTCGTGAGCCAGCCGAGTATGAATGTGGGCATCTGCCCGGTGCCGTCAACATTCCCCTTGCCAAATTGAGAGGCAACCAGGAATTCGGTGGCTCTCCCGTTGTTCTGGTCTGTGCCAGGGATTCCCGGAGCGCCCAAGCCGCCGCGCTGCTCTTGGAGGCCGGACACGCTGACGTCGCCAATCTGCTGGGCGGCACCCTCGGCTGGATGCAGGAACACCGCCCGGTTGACTTTCTGCCGGTTGAAGCGGCCCAAAGTCAAGCATGA
- a CDS encoding rhodanese-like domain-containing protein gives MLTWFKKLLGSGAETHHVSAAEAQLLVQGGALLVDVRSKAERQILLIPGSKHLPLEQVGHPPASFASDRVIICQCASGHRSGLAARQLRAQGFDARSLSGGITAWKNAGFPVKKG, from the coding sequence GTGCTGACTTGGTTCAAAAAACTGCTGGGCAGCGGCGCTGAAACCCATCATGTGTCGGCGGCAGAAGCCCAGCTACTCGTGCAGGGCGGCGCACTGCTTGTCGACGTGCGCTCCAAAGCTGAGCGTCAAATCTTACTTATTCCGGGCAGCAAGCACCTTCCACTAGAGCAGGTGGGCCATCCGCCCGCTTCGTTTGCCAGTGATAGGGTCATCATCTGCCAGTGCGCCAGCGGTCACCGATCAGGTCTGGCCGCTCGGCAACTCCGGGCGCAAGGCTTCGATGCCCGCAGCTTATCCGGTGGCATCACCGCCTGGAAGAACGCGGGCTTTCCGGTGAAGAAGGGATGA
- a CDS encoding HD domain-containing phosphohydrolase, producing MIRPTQPLSPFGHAPENMTFEAQCRAFEDAVQALITAAPQQALSVASDYLRFTGGRGLAQARSHLLLGQVQLETRDLLAALQSLEQAATVFLEGRDSLGAAQAHNLAGKVCADLGGLDDAEKHLNAAIAQVEGSNDPAGQQLHATALNHLAGVYHARGQVEQALKASEAALELWISLGDVQAQARVLSNIGNIQTWQGQYDTAVLTLRRAYYLHQTAIENPRSEAFILSSLGRLHHLNDENALAIEVMIAARNAANRCGDELLKMRVDLNLGTFYLAADQLPEAATHLEQALEISRVNNYRLEEASVLDSLGSLRTKQGDLPEARSLHQTALEIALETGDEQGQLDAHLHLGQVQHALGKSVAAEANLGRSLELAEQQHAPKELAQAHLALADLFQGQGEWEQTAFHLRALRSTERDLFSQQRERQVRKFMVQFEVERARHETDVYRLRTEVEQDARLAAEQLVTERTSELARAQHEVVTRLAMAAEYRDDTTGEHTRRVGRSAARLAQALGWPEERAQVLGIAARLHDVGKIGIPDTILLKPGKLSQEEYSQMQTHTLIGARILSGGQSELLRLAEEIALTHHERWDGQGYPQRLSGEGIPLTGRIVAVADVFDALTQPRPYKRAWSAEEALREVQAQAGKHFDPQVVEVALQVLTEESSARHDPELSGEAKFMPGEDASHMLAVFEQLLVERSRELDVARREGEQVAQQMERMALTDSLTQLPNRRAFEADLEAKCGVQPPHGASMFVMSLDLGGLKLINDAQGHAAGDRLLTAFARCTAEAFAPLGGVYRLGGDEFAVIGTAPLHTPALLERLTGALDAVRAAGFEAASASCGVAWLPHDAQTSGDLLRISDRRMYQQKASRQRGTIN from the coding sequence GTGATCCGCCCCACCCAGCCACTTTCCCCCTTCGGGCACGCGCCGGAAAACATGACCTTTGAAGCTCAGTGTCGGGCCTTCGAGGACGCGGTACAGGCGCTGATCACCGCCGCGCCTCAGCAGGCCCTCTCAGTGGCGAGCGATTACCTGCGCTTTACTGGGGGCCGGGGACTGGCACAGGCCCGCAGCCACCTGCTGCTCGGCCAAGTCCAGCTCGAAACCCGTGATCTGCTTGCCGCTTTGCAGAGCTTGGAGCAGGCTGCCACCGTATTTCTCGAAGGTCGAGACAGTTTAGGCGCAGCGCAGGCACATAACCTAGCGGGCAAGGTTTGCGCCGATCTGGGTGGGCTGGATGACGCCGAGAAGCATTTGAACGCAGCCATTGCCCAAGTAGAGGGCAGTAACGATCCGGCTGGGCAGCAACTGCACGCCACTGCACTTAACCATTTGGCCGGCGTTTACCATGCACGCGGCCAAGTTGAACAAGCGCTGAAAGCATCAGAAGCGGCTCTGGAACTTTGGATCAGCTTAGGCGATGTGCAGGCGCAAGCACGAGTTCTGAGCAATATCGGCAACATTCAGACTTGGCAAGGCCAGTACGACACTGCCGTATTGACTCTACGGCGAGCTTACTATTTGCATCAGACGGCCATTGAAAATCCCAGATCTGAAGCATTCATCTTGAGCAGCCTGGGGCGTCTCCACCACCTCAATGATGAGAATGCTCTGGCCATCGAGGTGATGATCGCAGCCCGAAACGCTGCCAATCGGTGCGGAGACGAACTCCTGAAAATGCGAGTTGATCTGAACTTGGGCACTTTTTATCTTGCTGCCGATCAACTCCCTGAGGCCGCCACACATTTAGAACAGGCGCTTGAAATCAGCCGGGTCAACAATTACCGGCTGGAGGAGGCGTCTGTTCTCGACAGTTTGGGCAGTCTGCGAACCAAACAAGGCGACCTTCCAGAAGCCCGATCCCTCCATCAAACAGCCTTAGAGATAGCGCTGGAGACTGGTGACGAACAGGGGCAACTTGACGCCCACCTGCACCTGGGCCAAGTACAGCACGCTCTTGGCAAGAGTGTGGCGGCTGAGGCGAACCTCGGGCGCAGCTTAGAACTCGCAGAGCAGCAGCACGCCCCCAAGGAACTGGCTCAAGCACATCTGGCGCTGGCCGATCTGTTCCAGGGTCAAGGTGAATGGGAGCAGACTGCCTTTCATCTACGGGCGCTGCGCTCTACCGAGCGCGACCTTTTTAGTCAGCAGCGCGAGCGGCAAGTTCGCAAGTTCATGGTGCAGTTTGAAGTCGAGCGTGCTCGGCACGAAACTGATGTTTACCGCTTACGAACCGAGGTCGAGCAAGACGCCCGACTAGCCGCTGAGCAGCTGGTGACGGAACGCACCTCGGAACTGGCCCGCGCCCAGCATGAGGTCGTGACCCGCCTGGCAATGGCTGCCGAGTACCGAGACGACACCACCGGCGAGCATACCCGCCGGGTAGGACGCTCGGCAGCCCGGCTGGCGCAGGCGCTGGGCTGGCCCGAGGAACGCGCTCAGGTGCTGGGCATCGCCGCCCGCCTGCACGATGTCGGCAAGATCGGTATTCCCGATACCATCTTGCTCAAGCCGGGAAAACTGAGCCAAGAAGAGTACAGCCAAATGCAGACGCATACCCTGATCGGCGCACGTATTTTGTCGGGAGGGCAATCCGAGTTGCTGCGGCTGGCTGAAGAAATCGCCCTCACCCATCACGAACGCTGGGACGGCCAAGGCTATCCGCAGCGACTGTCCGGCGAGGGCATTCCGCTGACGGGCCGGATCGTGGCGGTGGCCGACGTGTTTGACGCCTTGACTCAGCCACGGCCCTACAAACGGGCTTGGAGCGCTGAAGAAGCGCTGCGGGAAGTGCAGGCGCAGGCAGGCAAGCATTTCGATCCTCAGGTGGTCGAGGTGGCCCTGCAGGTGCTGACCGAGGAGAGCAGCGCCCGGCATGACCCTGAGTTGAGTGGTGAAGCCAAATTTATGCCCGGCGAGGATGCCAGCCACATGCTGGCGGTGTTCGAGCAGCTATTGGTCGAGCGCAGCCGGGAGCTGGACGTGGCCCGCCGTGAGGGGGAGCAGGTCGCCCAGCAGATGGAGCGCATGGCGTTGACCGACAGCCTGACCCAGTTACCCAACCGCCGCGCCTTTGAGGCCGACTTGGAAGCGAAATGCGGTGTGCAGCCACCACACGGAGCCAGCATGTTCGTGATGTCTCTTGACCTCGGCGGCCTCAAACTGATCAACGACGCGCAGGGACACGCCGCTGGAGACCGCTTGCTCACTGCTTTTGCCCGCTGCACCGCTGAGGCATTTGCGCCGCTGGGCGGGGTCTACCGGCTGGGCGGCGATGAGTTCGCGGTGATTGGCACGGCTCCTTTGCACACCCCAGCGCTGCTTGAGCGGCTGACCGGAGCGCTGGACGCGGTTCGCGCCGCCGGGTTCGAGGCCGCCAGTGCCAGTTGCGGCGTCGCTTGGCTGCCACACGACGCGCAGACATCCGGCGATTTGCTGCGCATCAGTGACCGGCGGATGTACCAGCAGAAAGCGAGTCGGCAGCGCGGTACCATCAACTGA
- a CDS encoding sulfite exporter TauE/SafE family protein, with translation MLTVLGALLIGLSLGLLGSGGSILTVPVLVYLVGESGKTAIVESLAIVGLIALVGAAPHLKKRCIDGRAVLLFGGPGLLGTSLGTLLSHQMPAALQLLIFAAVMLIAAVRMFQPMSGPSSNEPRPWWQVALAGMGVGVLTGVVGVGGGFLILPALVLLLGLSMARAVGTSLVIIALNSALGFLLHTAGQNTTLHWPVIGLIAGIGILGSLLGSQLSGFFSPLMLRRSFAGFLVLLGSYILITSLPHALQGTAQHAAVVAPVSPSIPSTTVTLR, from the coding sequence GTGTTGACCGTTCTGGGGGCCTTGCTCATCGGCCTGTCGCTGGGCCTGCTCGGCTCAGGCGGCTCGATCCTGACGGTTCCCGTGCTGGTCTATCTGGTCGGCGAATCCGGCAAGACCGCCATCGTCGAGAGCCTCGCCATCGTGGGGCTGATCGCGCTGGTAGGGGCTGCGCCACACCTGAAAAAACGCTGTATTGATGGGCGGGCCGTGCTGCTTTTCGGAGGTCCCGGCCTCCTTGGAACGTCGCTCGGGACGCTGCTCAGCCACCAGATGCCTGCCGCCCTGCAACTGCTGATCTTTGCCGCCGTGATGCTGATCGCGGCGGTACGGATGTTCCAGCCCATGTCTGGGCCGTCCTCGAACGAGCCCCGCCCGTGGTGGCAGGTGGCGCTGGCCGGAATGGGCGTCGGGGTGCTGACGGGCGTCGTCGGCGTGGGCGGCGGCTTCCTGATTCTGCCCGCGCTGGTGCTGCTGCTGGGCTTGTCTATGGCGCGTGCGGTGGGAACCAGTCTGGTCATTATCGCCCTGAATTCCGCGCTGGGCTTTCTCCTGCATACCGCCGGGCAGAATACGACCCTGCACTGGCCCGTGATCGGCTTGATCGCTGGAATCGGCATTCTGGGCAGTCTGCTCGGCAGCCAGCTCTCGGGGTTTTTCTCACCACTGATGCTTCGCCGCTCGTTCGCGGGCTTTCTGGTGCTGCTCGGCAGTTACATCCTGATCACCAGTCTGCCCCACGCCCTTCAGGGAACCGCTCAGCATGCTGCTGTGGTTGCTCCCGTCTCTCCCTCTATTCCCTCTACAACGGTGACTCTTCGATGA